The candidate division WOR-3 bacterium genomic interval TTAGTTTAATCTATTTTGCCATTAGCGTTATCTTTACCGATATTACAGCGGTCTTGTCACCAGTAAAATCAACTTACATTTTAGGCGATCGCGTCACAAAATATGTTGTCAAACCTCTAAAAATGTGATATAATGACAGAAAATATTAGAGTAATCCGTTAATTACTCTAAATCTGAATATCCAATTAATCAAATGGGGAAAATATGACTCAAGCAGCCGATCAAAAACTTATTCAGGAAAATACCCTCTTAGATAAATTTAGAAATCTCACCAGTGAACAACAACAAACTATTTTAGATTTTATGGAGTTTATGGAAAGTAAAAACCCTAAATCCCCCGTTCGAGAAGTTTCTGCTTATCTAAAGAATGGGCTGGTTCGGTAGAAAGTGGGATTGGTGATTTGTCTACTAATAAAAAGTATCTCCAAGGATTTGGAAAATAATGAAATCAGCTTCAGAATCATCTGAAGCCGAACATCGTTATATTATCATTATGAGAATCATCAAAAAATCGTATTTTGTTAGTCTCTTATACCGAAAGAGGAGATAAAATTAGACTGATTAGCGCTAGACAAGCTACCAAACAAGAAATCAAAGCTTATCAAGAGGGTTAAAATCATGGAAGATGAATTGAGAGATGAATATGACTTAAAAAGGTTAAAAGTGAGGAGAATGGGAGTCAAGCGGAAAAAGTTTGGCGATACAATTATTAAGCTAGATGCAGATGTGGCTGATTTTTTTCCCAACGCTGAATCGGTGAATGAAGCCTTAAGGTTTTTGATTAGAATTACTAAGGATAATCAAGCTAAAGTTTAGGCGATCGCCTCTCGTTCTCACAAACCCAGAAACCAAGAAACCGGGTTTCTGGGACAATTTTGGCCACAAAACCAAGATTGGCTTATAAAACCCGGTTTCTTATCTGTTATCCCATTTCATCGATGAGTGGGTCATTCAGGGGGATAGACAATAAAGTATTTTGCACGATATCGGGTGCGGTACTCAGCACTACCCCAAAAATGTTGGTGTATAAACCGATGATGTCATTATTTTCTGTGTATTGGATGATGGTATCGGAAATACTATCTTGATTGACATCAGCATTAGTAAAGCTGAAAATC includes:
- a CDS encoding BrnT family toxin; this translates as MLVSYTERGDKIRLISARQATKQEIKAYQEG